A segment of the Candidatus Hinthialibacter antarcticus genome:
GTTGCACAAGGCTATATGTTGATTTTGAAAAAAGAAAACGTGTTGTACTCAGATGATACGCTTGATATTACCGAAGCAGTCATCACCCGCATGAACGCGAAAAATTAACGGCATTCCGCCGCTTGGGAGTCAGAGGCGTGTCGGCATTCACGTTGCAGGAGTTGGCGAAAGAACTGAACGAGCCGTTTGAAGGCGACGGCTCGATCGAGTTAAAAGGGGTAGCGGAAATCACATCCGCTAAAGAAGGCGAGCTATCGTTTGTCGCCAACCCAAAATACGTCTCTCAAATTCCCAACACCAACGCATCGGCGTTGATTGTCCCCAAAGACCTGGAGACGGAATTTCGTCCGTTGATCCGGTCGGTCAATCCGTATTTGTCTTTTACCAAAGCGCTTCATCTGTTCCATCAAGAACGGCGCCCGACTTCGGGCGGCGTCCACCCAACCAGTCAAATTTCTCCAACGGCGAAATTAGGGCGCGACGCGACCATCATGGCGCACGCAATCGTCGAAGACGACGTCGTCATTGGCGACCGCGTGGTGTTGTATCCCGGCGTGTTTGTCGGGCGCGGCGCCAAACTCGGCGATGACGTTACGCTGTATCCTCACGTCTCCGTCTATGAAGGATGCGAAATCCATAACCGGGTGATTTTACACGCCGGATGCCGCATCGGCGCCTCAGCGGTTGGCGGCGATGCGTCGTTGCCTCCCGTGGTCATTGGCAGCGACGTTGAGCTCGGCGCCAATGTTGTCGCGTCGGGCTTGCCCGGCAACCCAACCCGCATCGGCGACGGCGCCA
Coding sequences within it:
- a CDS encoding UDP-3-O-(3-hydroxymyristoyl)glucosamine N-acyltransferase, which codes for MSAFTLQELAKELNEPFEGDGSIELKGVAEITSAKEGELSFVANPKYVSQIPNTNASALIVPKDLETEFRPLIRSVNPYLSFTKALHLFHQERRPTSGGVHPTSQISPTAKLGRDATIMAHAIVEDDVVIGDRVVLYPGVFVGRGAKLGDDVTLYPHVSVYEGCEIHNRVILHAGCRIGASAVGGDASLPPVVIGSDVELGANVVASGLPGNPTRIGDGAKIDNLVQIGAGTVIGPHCIIVAQVCLGDGVTLDEYVTIAGQVVISKNIHLGPRSRIGAQSVVTEDVPADADYWGAPAQPHSQEKRQKANLARLPKLFEKLRQFEDKISGTS